In Setaria italica strain Yugu1 chromosome IX, Setaria_italica_v2.0, whole genome shotgun sequence, the genomic stretch GATTTATTAACCTCAAAACAAAACTTCTAGACAAGCTGATgccctctcttttcttttctaagAAGGGCTTGTGCTggaaatttttagaaatttacAAGCTTAGACATGCTAAAATAAAATACTAGGAACACTGTAACTAATGTAGCATATTAATCCTACTGGTTTGATCATGGTCAACAGTATGTCCATAAGAACTGAACtactgaaagaaaaaaaagcataaATTCAACTATTCAGAAGCCAAAAATAGACATTCAAAGGATCTATAGGAGTGAAGAACAATCAACATACTCATCTATTCAACAGAAATTGGATTCATACCTGAAGTGATGCCTAAGTGGAGACGGTGAGGGTGAATGAGCTGCCAGGAAACAAATAGCGTTTACTATTTTACAGTAAAATGGAAAAAATGTAACATCTAAATTTTATGAACCGCTTTACACTTACAGTGGGAACGAGACCTTGGAGATCTTGATAGTGATCGTCTTGTGAACCTTCCATCCATGTACCTACCACTACAGCAACAGAAGCACGAATTATTTCTTTGCTTGCTTCAAGTTTACTACCACTAAGGCCAATCTAGAGCGCCGATAAAGGATGAACTTACCTTATTCTTGTTCTCATGCGCATTTCTTGCGGTGTTTTTCTATTCTCTTCAGCATAAACTATTGAAATCTCTTGACCACCAATAACTTGATGATTCATCTCTTGCTTGGCCACTGCAGCATCCTCAGGGTAGCGGAATTTCACGAATCCAAAACCACGAAGTTCCCTGTAACATCGACCATTTTAACTAATaatcaagaaagaagaaactTATTGTAATTCAGAAAAGGACAAGTCATCATTCCAAACTTCCAACAGTTGGTTGTTTATTCCCATCACCAATTAAAAAGAATGGGCAAAGACACATAAAACAACTGTTTATCAAAGACAGAATATACAGCATAAACTCCACCATGATATCATAGAGGGCCTTTATTGACAAAAAAGAACAAGGCATTTTCATTGAGAGAATTTCGACCCATTTCTACTAAATTTTCATTTGTATCCAAATGGGTCAAACTAATAGTCTTCAAATGAACTTTGGAAATAAACACTAAAGCTTCATAGTGTATTAGTCTTCTAAGTGTGCCACATAATTCATCTGCTTTTTCATATTCAAAAAAGTGTCTGTCTATGCACAAGTATTATAGCCTCAATGAAGAGGTTGGCATGAGGCTGAACTAAAATTTGATATAAGAAATGCAAAAGAAAGCTATTCTCACCTGGTGTGGAAGTTCCTTGGAAGGTAGACATCCTTTACAGGGCCGAATTGCTCAAATGGAACACGGATATCTTCTGGCCTGAAGCAGATGGGTAAGAAAAAGCAGTTCATCAAGCTGTAAGATCTGGGGTGTACATGGTGGCAACCACTAAATAAGATGTGGAAACATCTTGTTCATAGATCTGATCACTGATATGATTATATCATATGGTTGAGCAAACCTAAAATGCTTGGATTATAACTGCTAGCAGTGTTCCTTGAATACCATAATACTAACAATCGCGAGCACCAACTCCATATATGAACCAGTAATCTATTTTCTTAAAAAACCAAAGTGGTTGGAAAATGTCATCCCACTACATCAAATTAAAATCCAGATTTGATTCTAAAATTGTCAAAGCCTTAAACAGGACTGATCTAACATATGAATGATATGATATATAGATCCAAGGCCACAGGCAGTTGTTCCTGCTGTGGGTCCAGACTGAGGGGATTCAGTGGAACAGGATTGGCTGGGCGGTTGGATTTTGCGGATTGGGAAATGGATCTAACTGCGCGAAATGTCACCTCCGATGGGATTGCCAACAAGACACGGAGCTCAGATTAAGAATGCACACAATCATGTTAAGACCATTTAGTGAATGGCTTCCAAAATCCAAAGCATTTTTCATGGCAGATGGAATTATTTCTCTCCTAATACATTTTTACATTTTTATAAACAATCTGAGTAGTTATTTATGCACACATCTTCAGTTAACCATCAAAAAGGGTTAAACAACCCATTGCAGTGAGGTTCAAGCAAGCGTTTGTCAGCATGTAAACAACCAAACAATTCGTCATCACAAGTGAACAATTGAATCAAAGCTAAACTTATGAGAAGAAACAATTGTATTTGTTTTGTTGTATCACGTTAAGGGCCAATAAACATAAAGGGAGTCAATGACTAATTAAACTGTCCTAAGCAACAAAACAACGACTAACAATACAACTGAGTCAACAAGATGTATCTGCATGCAACACCAACAAAATATAGAGAGGTTAGGATTGACGGCTTAGCACATCGACCAAACCAGATAGCGCCGAGTCCACGAACCCTACGGTCATATGCGAGCTATAGAACCCCAGGCACGAGGCACAACGAGAATTCACCTGACTGTGAGGGAGATGTTGCGGATGAGGAGACCGGACTGCGCCGACGGCCGACCGTAGAAACGCCGgggtccgcctccgccgcccccgcccccacggTAGCGGTCGCGGGGGTCGTCGTAGTGCTTGCGCCTAGGAGGGCTCCGGCTGTACCGCCTCCGCGGGCTGTAGCTCCAGCTCGGACTCCGGCTGCGGTAGCCGGCCATCGTTCGTCGCGGATGCTGCGCCGCGCCTGAGACGAGGAACCGGCTTTGCTAGGGTTTCTCCGGGGTTTGGCTCAAGGTGTTTTCTGTCGAGAGATTTTGATTTTTGACACCCAAGAAAATGGATTTgagagggaggggggagagagagagaggaacaACTGAACAAGGCTCTTATGAGATGAGAGAGACAGCGCCGGAAAGCCCCATGGGCCAACTTTGTGTCGGCCCACAACCAAATATGGGCATCTTCACACACAGCGCGGACAAAtctctcgcgccgccgccgccgcccgctagcgccgccgccgccagggcacAGCCATGCCCCCATCTCGCTTCCTTTTCGCTAGGCGCCTCTGCTCCGCTCCGCATCCGATCCCGTCGGCACCCTGACGCCATCCACGGTCTCGACGCGGCCGAgctcgcgcggccgcggccctcGGCACGTGTTTCGGAGTCCCGCCTCCTCTCCCTGGTCCCAGCAGCCGTCCTCTCCGACCCGGATTTTGCCCGCCTCACGCTCTCCCGCCTTCTCCCCGCCCCAGCCCCATCGCTCCGCTTCCTCCGCTTTCTCTCCTCACACCTCCCCGCCCCCGCACCAGACGCCGCCCCGGCGGGCGCCTCCCCTCCGCTGCCCGGGGTCGATGagttcctcctccgcctcccac encodes the following:
- the LOC101761877 gene encoding serine/arginine-rich SC35-like splicing factor SCL28; protein product: MAGYRSRSPSWSYSPRRRYSRSPPRRKHYDDPRDRYRGGGGGGGGPRRFYGRPSAQSGLLIRNISLTVRPEDIRVPFEQFGPVKDVYLPRNFHTRELRGFGFVKFRYPEDAAVAKQEMNHQVIGGQEISIVYAEENRKTPQEMRMRTRISGRYMDGRFTRRSLSRSPRSRSHSHSPSPSPLRHHFRGRDHRDNYSPGGSCSPRPRANRHRRSHSRSPSPDGGKPRVSPVTDRHGPAVVSSPR